GATGGCGGGGCAGTGAGAAACAGTTTTAGCGAGCGCTTCCGCGGGGACGTGGAGCTCAACGACCTGCCGGATCACGCCCTGCTGGGGGTTATCAACATTCCCCGGTCGGTGACGGCCAGCCCGTGGGCTCTCATCGCCCGCCGTCTGCTGTACGCCACCATCCTCACGCTGGCGATCACCTTGCTCGTGTACTTCGACGAGGACGGCTACACCGAGCCACTCACCTTCGTGGACGCCTTGTATTACTCCGCGGTTTCGCTATCGACGACCGGTTATGGCGATATCACCCCGGTGACTCAGGAAGCCCGCCTGCTCAACATCTTCGTGGTCACCCCGGCTAGGGTGGCGTTCCTGATCCTCTTGGTCGGTACCACCCTGGCCGTGCTGACCGAGAATTCGCGTAAAACCCTGCAGATCCAACGTTGGAGGAAAACCGTGCGCAATCACACCGTGGTGATCGGCTACGGCACGAAGGGCCGTTCGGCGGTCTCGGCGCTGCTGGCCGATGGCGTGTCCCCAAACACCATCGTGGTCGTGGATACCAATAAGGCTGTGCTCAGCCGGGCCGAACAACAGGGCCTAGTCACGGTCCACGGAACCGGGACCAAGGCGGACGTGCTCAAGATCGCCGGGGTTCCCCGGGCCCGCAGCGTCGTCGTCGCCCCGAGCTCGGATGATACGGCGGTGCTGGTGACACTGTCGGTGCGAGAGATCGCACCGAAGGCGGTGATCGTCGCCTCGGTGCGCGAGTCGGAAAACCAACACCTGCTTGAACAATCCGGCGCGGACTCGGTGGTGATCTCCTCCGAGACCGCCGGGCGCCTGCTGGGGTTGGCTACCGTTACCCCGCGCGTCGTGGAGATGATGGAGGACCTGCTCAGCCCCGACGAGGGCTTTGCCATCGCCGAGCGCATCGTCGGCGAAGACGAGGTGGGCGCGAACCCGCGCCACCTGGCGGACATCGTGCTGGGCGTCGTGAGGTCCGGCGAGTTGTATCGCATCGACTCCCCGGAGGCGGAGACCGTCGAGCCCGGCGACCGGTTGCTCTACATCCGCCGCACGACGGGCAGGAACCTGCCCCGATGACCTCCCGGCAGGTCCTGTTCACCAGCGCGGACGGCCGGGTCCTGTGCGACGGCACCGGCCGGCCCGCCGTGGTCGCCGCCGAGATCGACCGCGCCCGCCTGGTCCGTGTCGATGCGTCGACGTGGGCGGCGCGGATGAGCGATGCCGAGGAAGCCACTTGGTCGCAGCGCGGGCTGACGCTGCGGAACTCCCGCCCGCTGCTCGGCGACCGTCGGGTTGCCAAGGCGCTGGCGGTGCTCGCTCACCGGGACGCCTATCACTTCGACCCGCGAGACGGGTCGAAGCTGGAGTTCGCCAGTGACGGGGCCGTCGCCCGGGGAAGCTCGGGGCGGCTTATCTTCCCCCGTATTGACCCGGCGGTCATCGGCATCGTCGGGCTGCCTGGCGGCGATGAGATCCTGCTGGCCCGCAACCGCCGGCACGATTACTTCTCGCTCATCGCCGGCTACGTGGGTACAGGGGAGTCCCTGGAGGAGGCCTTCATCCGCGAGGTGGGTGAGGAGACGGGCCGGCGGGCCTGCGATCCGACCTATTGGGGCAGCCAGCCGTGGCCGCTGGGTGGGTCCGTCATGGTGGGATTCAGCGCGTGGACCACCGACCGGGAGCCGGCGCTGCCCACCGATGATGAGCTCGCCGAGGTCGCCTGGGTCACTCGGGACACGCTCGAACACTACCCTCTGTCCGCCAAGGGGTCGATCGCCCGCGCGATGATCGACGACTGGGCGGCGGGGAAGCTGACGATAGGTGGGCAGGCATGATCGATCTTGACGCGTTAGACCCGGACCAGCGGGTGGCGGCCACCGCCCCCCGAGGGCCGGTGTGCATCCTGGCCGGCGCGGGAACGGGCAAGACCCGAACCATCACGTACCGTATCGCGCACCTCGTCGACGCCGGCTTTGTCTCCCAACACCAGGTGCTGGCGGTGACGTTCACCCGTCGGGCTGCCGGGGAGATGCGCGAGCGCATTAACCGCCTCGGTATCGGTGGGGTCAATGTTCAGACGTTCAACGCGGCGGCGTCCCATCAGCTTCGTTACTTTTGGCCCCACATCGGCGGTGCGGTGCCGTGGCAGTACCTGTCGAACTCGTGGGAGCTGGTGCGCGACGTCGCCCGCGGGATGAAGCTCAACCCGACCCGAGAGAACATCCGCGACTTGCGCGATGAGATCGACTGGGCCAAGGCGACGCTGCTCACCCCGGACACGTACCCGGCCGCCGTCGACGCGTACCACCGCACCCCGCCGTTTAGTGCGGCAGCGGTGGCCGAGGCCTATCGGAGATACGAGCGTCTCAAATCCACCCCGGAGAAGATCCTGCTGGACTTTTCCGACACCATGCTGCACATGGCCGGGGCGTTGGAGAGTATCCCGGCGGTGGCGGAGGAGTTCCGCTCCCGGTATCGGTGCTTCGTCGTCGACGAGTATCAGGACGTCACCCCCTTGCAGCAGCGTCTGCTGGAGGGCTGGTTGGGAGATCGCGATGACCTCACCGTCGTCGGCGACGCTAACCAGACCATCTTTTCCTTCACCGGCGCCTCCCCGGAGTATCTGCTTAATTTTTCCCGCACCTACCCCAACGCCGCCGTCGTCAAGCTGCAGCGTGACTACCGCTCCACCCCGCAGGTCACGGAGTTGGCGAATGACGTCATCGGCCGGGCCCGGGGCCGGGCGGCAGGAACGCGGTTGTCTTTGCAGGGTATGCGCGCGCCGGGGCCGAATCCGAGTTTCCATGGCTACCCCGACGAGGAGACCGAGGCCCGCGAGGTGGCCAGCCGCGTCCAGCAGCTCATCGACGACGGGGTGCCGGCGCGCGAGATCGCCATCTTGTACCGCATCAACGGCCAGTCGGCCGTCTTCGAGCAGGCCCTCGACGACGCCGGCATCGTCTACCAGGTCCGTGGCGGCGAGCGCTTTTTCGCCCGCCGGGACGTCTCTCAGGCGTTGCGCCACTTGGCCGAGGCGAGCAGGCGAACGGACCTGCCCGACGATCCGGTGGCTATCGCCCGCGCCGCGCTCATCCCGCTGGGGCTCACTCCGGAGCAACCGCAGGGCGTGCAGGCCCGGGAGCGTTGGCAGATGCTCAAGGCGCTGGTGGACCTCGTTGAACAGCTGGTTCGGGACCGACCGGGCATCGACATCCGCGGCGTGGTGGCGGTGTTGGAGCAGCGCCGCAAAGACGGCAACCCACCGAGCGTCGACGGGGTGACCTTGGCCAGCCTCCATGCCTCAAAGGGGTTGGAGTGGGACGCGGTGTTCCTCACCGGCCTGTTCGAGTCGATGGTGCCCTACCGGCAGGCCATCGACGCCGGCGAGGGGCATATCGAGGAGGAGCGTCGACTGTTTTATGTCGGTGTCACCCGCGCCCGGGAGCATCTGTTCCTCTCGTGGTCCCAGGCGCGCCACAGCGGTGGACAGCCTCGTTCCCGGACCCGGTTTCTCGACGGCATCGTGCCCGACGACCAGCCGGCGAACGCCACCGGACGCGCGAAGCGGGCGCGGCGCTGCTCGGTGTGCACCTTGCCGCTCAACTCGCCAGCGGAGCGGGTGCTGGGGCGTCACGAGTCCTGCCCTTCGGGGATGGACGTCGAAGTGTTCAAAGCCCTGCGGGCGTGGCGGGCGGACGTCGCGAAAGCCGACGGGGTGCCTGCGTTTGTGGTCTTCTCCGACGCGACGCTCACCGCCATCGCGGAGGCGATGCCCACGACCATCGAGCAGCTGCTGAGTATCTCGGGCATCGGCCAGGTCAAGGTGCAGCGCTACGGTGAGGATCTGCTGGGGGTGTTGGCACCCTTCGCCTAGCCGCGGGCAGCGTAGCAGGCGGGACAGCCGGGGTGCTCAGCCAGCGTGAAACGCCGCGAGGCGTGCGGCTCGTACGGGGTGACGAGGCAGCAGTCCCCGGCCGCGGGTGCGGGTACGTCTTTGAGGGCCGGGTGTCCGAGACCGAGGAGTCGATGGATGACCCCGGCCGCGGCGGCTGCGGTGGCGGCCACCGCCACAGCGTCGTCGGTGCCTGTCCCATTCTGGGCTGCCTGCCGGTTGAGCAGGTGAAACATGGGATCGCGGCGGACAAAGTGCAGCGCCGCACACAGTGGGCAGGCGCCTTGGCCAGCGAGCCGCAACGGGCCGATGAGGCCGCGGTCGTCGAGCAGAGAGACTGGCACGATGGTGGGGCTGCGGGCGACGATGTCGAGGCAAGCGCGGTCGTCGAGGTGCAGTTGATCCACCAGCACCGTGGGTCGGCGGTGCCCACCGCTGGCAAGCACCTCGGTGAGGGATTCGCGGAACAGCGGGATGCGGACCGAGATTCCGGCGGCGCCGAGCAGCCGGCTCAGGTGGGTGGCCAGCGGGGAGTCGCCGACGATGAGCACAGAGGCGGGGCTGGCATCGCGAAGCACCCCGGCGGCGAGCAGATCGTCGAAGACTTCCG
Above is a genomic segment from Corynebacterium uterequi containing:
- a CDS encoding potassium channel family protein, producing the protein MRNSFSERFRGDVELNDLPDHALLGVINIPRSVTASPWALIARRLLYATILTLAITLLVYFDEDGYTEPLTFVDALYYSAVSLSTTGYGDITPVTQEARLLNIFVVTPARVAFLILLVGTTLAVLTENSRKTLQIQRWRKTVRNHTVVIGYGTKGRSAVSALLADGVSPNTIVVVDTNKAVLSRAEQQGLVTVHGTGTKADVLKIAGVPRARSVVVAPSSDDTAVLVTLSVREIAPKAVIVASVRESENQHLLEQSGADSVVISSETAGRLLGLATVTPRVVEMMEDLLSPDEGFAIAERIVGEDEVGANPRHLADIVLGVVRSGELYRIDSPEAETVEPGDRLLYIRRTTGRNLPR
- a CDS encoding NAD(+) diphosphatase; the protein is MTSRQVLFTSADGRVLCDGTGRPAVVAAEIDRARLVRVDASTWAARMSDAEEATWSQRGLTLRNSRPLLGDRRVAKALAVLAHRDAYHFDPRDGSKLEFASDGAVARGSSGRLIFPRIDPAVIGIVGLPGGDEILLARNRRHDYFSLIAGYVGTGESLEEAFIREVGEETGRRACDPTYWGSQPWPLGGSVMVGFSAWTTDREPALPTDDELAEVAWVTRDTLEHYPLSAKGSIARAMIDDWAAGKLTIGGQA
- a CDS encoding ATP-dependent helicase, which gives rise to MIDLDALDPDQRVAATAPRGPVCILAGAGTGKTRTITYRIAHLVDAGFVSQHQVLAVTFTRRAAGEMRERINRLGIGGVNVQTFNAAASHQLRYFWPHIGGAVPWQYLSNSWELVRDVARGMKLNPTRENIRDLRDEIDWAKATLLTPDTYPAAVDAYHRTPPFSAAAVAEAYRRYERLKSTPEKILLDFSDTMLHMAGALESIPAVAEEFRSRYRCFVVDEYQDVTPLQQRLLEGWLGDRDDLTVVGDANQTIFSFTGASPEYLLNFSRTYPNAAVVKLQRDYRSTPQVTELANDVIGRARGRAAGTRLSLQGMRAPGPNPSFHGYPDEETEAREVASRVQQLIDDGVPAREIAILYRINGQSAVFEQALDDAGIVYQVRGGERFFARRDVSQALRHLAEASRRTDLPDDPVAIARAALIPLGLTPEQPQGVQARERWQMLKALVDLVEQLVRDRPGIDIRGVVAVLEQRRKDGNPPSVDGVTLASLHASKGLEWDAVFLTGLFESMVPYRQAIDAGEGHIEEERRLFYVGVTRAREHLFLSWSQARHSGGQPRSRTRFLDGIVPDDQPANATGRAKRARRCSVCTLPLNSPAERVLGRHESCPSGMDVEVFKALRAWRADVAKADGVPAFVVFSDATLTAIAEAMPTTIEQLLSISGIGQVKVQRYGEDLLGVLAPFA